Proteins encoded within one genomic window of Novosphingobium sp. EMRT-2:
- a CDS encoding TolC family protein: MGRDRQAGCRLHRRALPLLLAGIGGCTHVAPAPVHLEARIASQTTRAFDAPAAERDAVLLAPGAQAGRIDRLTLFAALLASDPRVAEARAALQTARRDARSARKVGSPTLTLSSEYANDPSTSSPWLLGGGVDLPLDIGGRRGARLARADLGVVAARYDLAEVAWADRMALVRATADHLIARRQAELGAAIVAMRDRQLAVLEQRAARGEIAGLDLFPYRAQRAQAARALEDEQRRAQQARIAMAGVLGLSATALDGVDVAWDGFDAAPADTPLPPPAAIARAVAGRADVLKTIVAYDQAEADLRGELARQYPAVSLGPGYTWERGLVKLPFAINLTVPSFDLNRAAIRAAEARRAQAGAAIETALAQAQAAIASARAERAAAGAALDRVRRAELPQTEAVARRADAQLAKGAVGRADWAGAQIAALEARLAEIDALARLRAADAALEDALRQPLEGPETMIDRKRLVAMLEKQL, translated from the coding sequence ATGGGACGCGATCGTCAAGCCGGGTGCCGGCTCCATCGCCGGGCGCTGCCGCTGTTGCTGGCGGGGATAGGCGGCTGCACGCATGTCGCGCCCGCGCCGGTCCATCTCGAGGCGCGCATCGCCAGCCAGACGACGCGCGCGTTCGATGCGCCGGCGGCGGAGCGCGACGCGGTGCTGCTCGCGCCCGGCGCACAAGCCGGCCGTATCGATCGCCTCACGCTGTTCGCAGCCCTGCTCGCCTCCGATCCGCGCGTGGCCGAGGCGCGCGCGGCGCTGCAAACCGCGCGGCGCGACGCGCGCAGCGCGCGCAAGGTGGGATCGCCCACGCTGACGCTGAGCAGCGAATACGCCAACGACCCGTCGACGTCCTCGCCATGGCTGCTGGGCGGCGGGGTGGACCTGCCGCTCGACATCGGCGGCCGGCGCGGCGCGCGGCTGGCGCGGGCGGACCTTGGCGTGGTTGCGGCGCGCTATGATCTGGCCGAGGTGGCGTGGGCCGACCGCATGGCGCTGGTGCGCGCGACGGCGGATCACCTGATCGCGCGCCGGCAGGCGGAACTCGGCGCGGCCATCGTCGCCATGCGTGACCGGCAACTGGCGGTGCTGGAACAGCGCGCGGCACGGGGCGAGATCGCCGGACTGGACCTTTTCCCCTATCGCGCGCAGCGCGCGCAGGCGGCGCGGGCGCTGGAAGACGAGCAGCGGCGCGCGCAACAGGCGCGCATCGCGATGGCGGGCGTGCTGGGTCTGTCCGCAACCGCGCTCGACGGCGTTGATGTCGCATGGGACGGTTTCGACGCCGCGCCCGCCGACACGCCGTTGCCGCCGCCCGCCGCCATCGCCCGCGCCGTGGCCGGCCGCGCCGACGTACTCAAGACCATCGTCGCCTACGATCAGGCCGAGGCCGATCTGCGCGGCGAGCTGGCGCGCCAGTATCCCGCCGTCAGCCTGGGGCCGGGTTACACCTGGGAGCGCGGGCTGGTGAAGCTGCCCTTCGCGATCAACCTGACGGTGCCGTCGTTCGATCTCAACCGCGCCGCGATCCGCGCGGCCGAAGCGCGCCGCGCACAGGCCGGAGCGGCGATCGAAACCGCGCTCGCACAGGCACAGGCCGCGATCGCGAGCGCCCGGGCGGAACGGGCGGCGGCGGGAGCAGCGCTCGATCGCGTGCGCCGCGCCGAATTGCCGCAGACCGAAGCCGTGGCCCGGCGCGCCGATGCTCAGCTTGCCAAGGGCGCGGTCGGTCGTGCGGACTGGGCCGGCGCGCAGATCGCGGCGCTGGAAGCGCGCCTCGCCGAAATCGACGCGCTTGCGCGCCTTCGAGCGGCAGACGCCGCGCTGGAAGACGCCCTGCGGCAGCCGCTGGAAGGACCGGAAACCATGATCGATCGCAAGCGCCTCGTCGCCATGCTGGAGAAGCAGCTATGA
- a CDS encoding TonB-dependent receptor domain-containing protein has protein sequence MQSNLGGGFSMDNRAYMYGYTNNTLSGNTGSVVTGFSGASTATSPYKAVTAPSAATDILGYDKLNKYRVLGYIGQINYDFSMGKIRVGGWFEHAATDRHLLDLDRTTGLPSYNEKFADGTAAKASLPPISIANVGYLQHSDWNQYQLFGEFEFRPFEGLAITPGVKYVHFNRSINASVNQKSRTPIDTSATWTKVLPFATVNWMVRSNWSFYGQYAQGMYVPDLSSFYTASDTATNQAIQQQNLAALKPQTSTNYQVGTVWHGEKVSVDVDGYIIDVNNKIASDTSAGAPTNALVNIGQVRYKGVEGQVSVMPVRGLTLFANGSYNYAHSVTTGAQVAKAPFSTAAAGFFYNHNGLRVSFTQKYTGPQYASEYSGTGPRNYRIKPYSVGDFAISQEIGSRFRIGVNVSNVFNNRAITAISNGKSYGVDDQFNFLPPRSFLLDVRVKY, from the coding sequence CTGCAGAGCAACCTGGGCGGCGGCTTCTCGATGGACAACCGCGCCTACATGTACGGGTACACCAACAACACGCTTTCGGGGAACACCGGCAGCGTGGTGACCGGCTTCTCGGGTGCGAGCACGGCTACCTCGCCCTACAAGGCCGTCACCGCGCCGTCTGCGGCGACCGATATTCTCGGCTACGACAAGCTCAACAAGTACCGGGTGCTGGGCTACATCGGCCAGATCAACTACGACTTCTCGATGGGCAAGATCCGCGTCGGCGGCTGGTTCGAGCATGCCGCCACCGATCGCCATCTGCTTGACCTGGACCGGACCACGGGCCTTCCGAGCTACAACGAGAAGTTCGCCGACGGCACGGCCGCCAAGGCTAGCCTGCCGCCGATCTCGATTGCCAATGTCGGCTATCTCCAGCATTCCGACTGGAACCAGTACCAGCTGTTCGGCGAGTTCGAGTTCCGCCCGTTCGAGGGGCTGGCGATTACGCCGGGCGTGAAGTACGTCCACTTCAACCGCTCGATCAATGCCAGCGTCAACCAGAAGTCGCGCACGCCGATCGACACGTCGGCGACCTGGACCAAGGTACTGCCCTTCGCCACGGTCAACTGGATGGTGCGCTCGAACTGGTCGTTCTATGGCCAGTACGCGCAAGGCATGTACGTGCCCGACCTGTCGAGCTTCTACACCGCGTCCGACACGGCGACCAACCAGGCCATCCAGCAACAGAACCTCGCCGCGCTGAAGCCGCAGACCTCTACCAACTATCAGGTCGGCACCGTCTGGCACGGCGAGAAGGTCTCGGTTGATGTCGATGGCTATATCATCGACGTGAACAACAAGATCGCCAGCGACACCTCCGCCGGCGCGCCAACCAACGCGCTCGTGAACATCGGGCAGGTCCGCTACAAGGGCGTGGAAGGCCAGGTCAGCGTGATGCCGGTGCGCGGGCTGACGCTGTTCGCCAACGGATCGTACAACTACGCCCACAGCGTGACCACCGGCGCGCAGGTGGCCAAGGCGCCGTTCTCGACGGCGGCCGCCGGCTTCTTCTACAACCACAACGGCCTGCGCGTTTCGTTCACGCAGAAGTACACCGGCCCGCAATACGCCAGCGAATACAGCGGCACGGGGCCACGCAACTACCGCATCAAGCCCTATAGCGTCGGCGATTTCGCGATCAGCCAGGAAATCGGCTCGCGTTTCCGCATCGGCGTGAACGTTTCCAACGTGTTCAACAACCGCGCGATCACGGCGATCTCCAACGGCAAGAGCTATGGCGTGGACGATCAGTTCAACTTCCTGCCGCCGCGCTCGTTCCTGCTCGATGTGCGCGTGAAGTACTGA